The genomic DNA ACACACCCTTATCGATGCTCGTGTCGACCTGGTTGCCGCACGCCGCCATTCAGCCGGCATTCATGGCCAGGCTCTTATCGATAGAGCTGCGTCCAAGGAGAGGTCAGATGAAATTGCGGTCCGCGCTTCTTACCGCCAGCCTCATGTGTCTGCCGGTGTTGCCCGCCCTTGCTCAGACATCCGCACCACCTGCCGCCGCTCCGACCGCCACCGTGCCGGTTCCCGCGACCAAGCGCGTGACGTGCCTTGCCACGACGGCGAGCCTGAAAGGGCAGGACAAGCGCGACCAGCTGCAGCTCTGCCTGGCGCAGGCGCGCGTCGACTGCCTGAAGCAGGCGATCGATCAGAAGATCGTCGGTGAATCCAGGAAGAGCGCGATCAAGACTTGCATGGGCGGCGATGCACCCCAGCCGCAATAGGCGAACGAGATTGACGACGGGATCACGATTCCTGCGGTCTCGGCGCGCCGGGAAAATGTCGCTGCAGCACGGCGGCAGGCGTGGCGTAGGCCTCCTGCAGGTCGACGCTCCAGTACTTCAGCTCGTCGAGCGGAATCCGCGCGTCGGTGATGGCGCAGCGCACGAAGGTCCCCGGCGAGATCACGCGGAAATCGCCGTCGAGATATTGCACCTGCGCTTCGCCATGGCCCGAGGGGCCGAACTTGTTCAGCACGGTCGAAAGTCTCCGTGGAAGGCCGCCCTCGAGGAAACCCCTGGAGGGCACGATGTGTTGGCCGGGATGTAGCATAGATAGGGCGGCTTGTCCGCCCGGTAAACCCACCGGTTTGTGATGTTTTGCCGCCGATTCCGCATGATAGTTCTGGCGCAAAGGATCGCTGGTTCCGGCAGCTTTCCACGGCAGAGTCCGATGCGCCTTCCACTGACCGCCCTGTTCGTGATGCTCGTGATGTCGGCCGTGCATGCCGCGCCGGCACCGCTAGCAGTCGAGATTCCGCTGGCGTCGGGCGTCCTCCATGCGCAGCTCTACAAGCCCGAGGGAGCAGGCCCGTTTCCGACCGTGATCGCGCTGCACGGCTGCGGCGGGCTCGGCGGCCATTCCGATTCCATCCTGCCGCGCTATCGCGACTGGGCCGAGCGCCTGCTCAGGGCCGGCAACGCCGTGCTGTGGCCCGACAGCTACGGCTCGCGCGAGCTCGGGCCGCAATGCCGCGTCAAGGAGATGCACGTTAAGGCGCGGCGCGAGCGCGTCGCCGACATCGCGGCGAGCCGGGCCTGGCTGATGCAGCAGAGCTGGGTGGCGCGCGACCGCGTCAGCCTGATGGGCTGGGCCAATGGCGCGAGCGCGCTGCTCTGGGCCGTGCGTCCGCAGAGTGCCGCGCGGGATCTCGGTCCGGATTTCCGTGCTGCCGTCGCGTTCTATCCGGATTGCCGGATATCGGCCGGCCTCGGCTGGAGCACGCGCGTGCCCACCCTGGTGCTGATCGGCGCCGATGACGACGTCTCGTCGCCGCCCGCCTGCCGCCAGATGGTGGAGGGCGCGCATGGCCGTAGCGCGCTCGCGCGCATCGTGGTCTATCCCGGCGCCTATCACGATTTCGACCGCGCCAACACGCCGCTGCACGCAGCTGGCAGCAACGATGCAGGCGCGCCCGAGCGCGGCCATCTCGGCACCAACGCGCAGGCGCGCGCGGAATCGCAGAAAGAGGTCGCGGAGTGGCTGGCGCGGTAATCTCGTAGCCCGGATGGAGCGCAGCGAAATCCGGGACAGTGCAACGTGGGGCACGATCCCCGGATTGCGCTGCGCTCCATCCGGGCTACGGCCCACGTGAAGCGGGGCCGCCCGAGGAACAACGTCGAGCGGACAGCCCCGCATCGACCACCGCCCTGCACGGAAAATGGCCGACCGGGAATCTACGGATCGCGCGTGCCAGCGGTTTCAGCGTGTGACGGCGCCTTAGTTCGACCACGATGTCGATTAAACGAAAGTCCCATGCGCAACCGCATCACGCTCTTCTCCGCACTCGTCGCCTTCACCGTCGCGATCTTCCTGTACGAGGCCCACGCCGGCGCCCCCCAGCGCGCACCGGAGCATTGCGGCTTCTGGACCACGATCGACGCGGGATTGTCCTGCCGCTAGGGCTCGCCGTGTCCACGCGCGCCGCTATTGGTGGCGAATGACACTGAGCGTAAAACGGTCATCGCCTCAGAACAGGCTGCCCTGATCCACCGGCTTGGCCACGCGCTTCGGCGCAGGCTTTGCGTCCGCCGCGGCCGGCTTCGCTGGCGCCGGCGCGCGCTTTGCCGTCGGCACCGGTCGATCCGCATCCGCGGTCGCCGCGACTCGTCCATCCGCGAACTCGATCTCCAGCCGCGCGTTCGGCCCGACGCTATCGGCCGCATGCAGCGGATGACCCGCCTCGTCCCGCACCAGTGCGAAGCCGCGCGCAAGCACGCTGCGGTAGGACAAGGCCGACAGCAGCTTGCCGCTGTTCTCGATGCGGGCCTCCAGCCGCTGCAGCAGCGTGAGAAGCGCGCGCCCGGCGCGCTCGCTGAGGCGATGCGTGCGCTCGCGCTGGCGCGCAATCGCGTTGCGCTGCGCCTGCGCATTGGAGAGCTTTGACGCGCGCAGGCGAACCTCGAGCCCCGCAAAGCGGTCGCGCCGCCGCCGTAGCAGCGAGCGCGCGGAGAGGCCGAGCCGCTCGCCGCACACGGTCAGGCGATGGTCGGCCTGCGAGATCTGGCCGTGCAGCACGCGCAGCGTCAGCTTCGAGCTGGCGGCGGTAAACCTGCGGAAATGCGCGTGCGTGTTGGCCTTGAGGCAGCGGGGCAGGGAGGCGCCCGCCGAATCCAGCCGTTGCCGGGGAATGGCGAGCAGATCGCCGGCCGCCGGCAGCGCGCGCGCGGCGGCGCGCAACTCGCTGCGGCGGCTTTCCTGCGCGCGCATCCAATAGGCGCGGGTGCGGCGCCCGAGATCGGCGACCTCGACGAAGAGATCGCTGCGCACCGGCACCGCCATCTCGGCCGCCGCCGTCGGCGTCGGCGCGCGCTTGTCGGCGACGAAGTCGATCAGCGTGATGTCGGTCTCGTGTCCCACCGCCGAGATCAGCGGGATCATGCTCTCGGCCGCCGCGCGGACCACGATCTCCTCGTTGAACGACCAGAGATCTTCCAGCGAGCCGCCGCCGCGCGCGACGATCAACACATCGGGCCGCGGAATCCTGCCGCCTTCCGGCAGCGCGTTGAAGCCGCGGATCGCGGCCGCGATCTGCTCGGCCGAGCCTTCGCCCTGCACCTTCACCGGCCACACCAGCACGCGGCGGGGGAAGCGGTCCTCCAGCCGATGCAGGATGTCGCGGATGACGGCGCCGGTCGGCGAGGTCACCACGCCGATCACCTCTGGCAGCCACGGCAGCAGCTGCTTGCGCGCCTCGTCGAACAGGCCTTCGGCGGCGAGCTTCTTCTTGCGCTCCTCCATCAGCGCCATCAGCGCGCCGATGCCGGCCGGCTCCAGCGCCTCGATCACGATCTGGTATTTCGAGGAGCCCGGATAGGTCGTGAGCTTGCCGGTGGCGATCACCTCCAGCCCCTCCTGGGGCTTGAAGCGCATGCGGCCGTGCACGCCCTTCCAGATCACCGCCTCGATCTTGGCGCTCTCGTCCTTGAGCGCGAAATAGCAATGGCCGGAGGAGTGCGCCCCGCGAAACCCCGAGATCTCGCCGCGGACCCGGACATGGCCATAGGTGTCCTCCACCGTCCGCTTCAGGGACTGCGAGAGCTCGGACACCGTGAATTCGAAGGCGTTGTTCAGTTGTTCCGCGGGCGGCATCGGGCAAACGATTCGGCATTTTGGGGTCAGACCCACGTTTAAGGATTTTCACCGCGCGGCGCCAATCCCGGGCTTGATCGGAAGAGTACTCTGTAATATAGAGTTCTCTATTGATTTTGATCCATTGGGAGTTTGCGTCATGGCAATGCGATTGCTGCGCGGCGTTTTGAGCGGCGTGAAATGGGCCCTGTGTGCGGTCGGCGGCGTGGCGCTGATCCTGACCGCGATGATCGCAACCCCGCTGCAGCGGCCGCCCGAGATGCGCTCGGTCTCGGAATCGACCAAGGGCATCGACTGGTCCACGCTGCCGCAACTCGAGCGCTTCCAGGCACGCGACGGCACCTGGATCGGTTATCGCCATTACGCACCGATCGGCGCTGCGGCAGGCCGCGGCGCGATCTTCATCCATGGCTCCTCCGGCTCCAGCGGCACCGTCAACCACGCGCTGACCCACGCGATGTCAGCGCATGGGGTGGAGACCTGGGCGCTCGACATCCGCGGCCATGGCGGCTCCGGCACTCGCGGCGATATCGGCTATGTCGGCCAGCTCGAGGACGATCTCGTCGATTTCGTCGCGGAAGTTCGCAAGACCGCGCCGGATCTGCCGCTCACTTTGGTCGGCCATTCCGCCGGCGCCGGCTTCTCGCTGCGCGTCGCCGCGACCCCGATCATGCAGGACATGTTCGTGCGCACCGTGCTGCTCGCGCCCTATCTCGGCTATGACGCACCGACCAACCGGCCCAATGCGGGCGGCTGGGCCAATTTCAACGTCCCGCGCTTCTTCGGCCTGAGCGCGCTGCGCAAGCTCGGCATCGACTGCTGCGCGCAGCTTCCGGTGCTGGCGCTGGCGGTGCCGGCGACCTCGGCGAAATATCTCACCTCGATCTATTCCGATCGCCTGACCCGCAATTTCTCAACGCGCGGCTATCGCATAGATCTTCCCTTGACGACGCGCCCGATCACGATCTTTGGCGGCGCCGAGGACGAGATGATGATCTCGGACAAATACGCGGAAGCCGTGCACGCGGTGAAGCCGTCGGTCGACGTCAAGATCATCGACGGCATCAACCACATGGGCATCGTCACCAATCCCAAGGCGATCTCCGTCATCGCCGAGGACGTCGCAACGCGCGGAGCAGGCCAGTCATGATCGACAGCAAGGAGGCGTCCGCGGCGCTGGCCGATATCGACGACATCGTCCAGCGCCTGAAGCAATCGCAGCTCTACGAGCTTGCGAGCCTGGCTGCGGTGTGGTGGGGCGTGCTGGTGTTCGCGGCCAATCTCGTCACCTGGCTGTGGCCGGCCTATGCGGGCTACGCCTGGGTCGCCACCGATGTCGTGGGCGTCGGCGGTCTCGTCGTGCTGCGTGTGCTCAATCCGCCGCAACATCCCAACGGCAGCGCGGCCGGCATCAGGATGCTCCTGGTGCTCGCGCTGTTCTTCGCCTTCGGCTACCTCTGCACTGACGTGATCGGCCATTTCGGCCCGCGCCAGCTCGGCACGTTCTGGCCGCTCTATTTCATGCTGTTCTATACGATGGCGGGCCTGTGGTTCGGCCATGCCTTCCTGGCGATCGGCCTCGGCATTTCCGCGCTGACCCTGATCGGCTTCTTCTACATCGGTGAAGCCTTCCCG from Bradyrhizobium sp. CCBAU 53351 includes the following:
- a CDS encoding DUF2093 domain-containing protein — encoded protein: MLNKFGPSGHGEAQVQYLDGDFRVISPGTFVRCAITDARIPLDELKYWSVDLQEAYATPAAVLQRHFPGAPRPQES
- a CDS encoding dienelactone hydrolase family protein — protein: MRLPLTALFVMLVMSAVHAAPAPLAVEIPLASGVLHAQLYKPEGAGPFPTVIALHGCGGLGGHSDSILPRYRDWAERLLRAGNAVLWPDSYGSRELGPQCRVKEMHVKARRERVADIAASRAWLMQQSWVARDRVSLMGWANGASALLWAVRPQSAARDLGPDFRAAVAFYPDCRISAGLGWSTRVPTLVLIGADDDVSSPPACRQMVEGAHGRSALARIVVYPGAYHDFDRANTPLHAAGSNDAGAPERGHLGTNAQARAESQKEVAEWLAR
- the xseA gene encoding exodeoxyribonuclease VII large subunit, encoding MPPAEQLNNAFEFTVSELSQSLKRTVEDTYGHVRVRGEISGFRGAHSSGHCYFALKDESAKIEAVIWKGVHGRMRFKPQEGLEVIATGKLTTYPGSSKYQIVIEALEPAGIGALMALMEERKKKLAAEGLFDEARKQLLPWLPEVIGVVTSPTGAVIRDILHRLEDRFPRRVLVWPVKVQGEGSAEQIAAAIRGFNALPEGGRIPRPDVLIVARGGGSLEDLWSFNEEIVVRAAAESMIPLISAVGHETDITLIDFVADKRAPTPTAAAEMAVPVRSDLFVEVADLGRRTRAYWMRAQESRRSELRAAARALPAAGDLLAIPRQRLDSAGASLPRCLKANTHAHFRRFTAASSKLTLRVLHGQISQADHRLTVCGERLGLSARSLLRRRRDRFAGLEVRLRASKLSNAQAQRNAIARQRERTHRLSERAGRALLTLLQRLEARIENSGKLLSALSYRSVLARGFALVRDEAGHPLHAADSVGPNARLEIEFADGRVAATADADRPVPTAKRAPAPAKPAAADAKPAPKRVAKPVDQGSLF
- a CDS encoding alpha/beta hydrolase; the encoded protein is MAMRLLRGVLSGVKWALCAVGGVALILTAMIATPLQRPPEMRSVSESTKGIDWSTLPQLERFQARDGTWIGYRHYAPIGAAAGRGAIFIHGSSGSSGTVNHALTHAMSAHGVETWALDIRGHGGSGTRGDIGYVGQLEDDLVDFVAEVRKTAPDLPLTLVGHSAGAGFSLRVAATPIMQDMFVRTVLLAPYLGYDAPTNRPNAGGWANFNVPRFFGLSALRKLGIDCCAQLPVLALAVPATSAKYLTSIYSDRLTRNFSTRGYRIDLPLTTRPITIFGGAEDEMMISDKYAEAVHAVKPSVDVKIIDGINHMGIVTNPKAISVIAEDVATRGAGQS